The following DNA comes from Candidatus Thermoplasmatota archaeon.
TGATGGTAAAAGATTGTATGTTTACACATACCCAAAGGGTTCCGAGGGTGGTGTTTTTAGTAAAACCTATATAAAAATCGATGATAACAGTATACTTCGTCTGAGAACTCTTATGATCGAACCTGGTGAGCTTTGGGAGAAAAAGGATTAGTTTTTCTTCTTTGGTTTCTTTGGTGCTCCTAGCTCAGCTAATTTCTCTGGTAGATACGTGTCAGTAACATAATCTAAACCGTATTTAGCAAGTGCCTGTTGTTCTGATTTTTTACCAAGGCTTAATTGAAGTTTTATTTCATGTTTCCAGAATTGGTCTTCAAACCTTGGATCTGTTAATTCACTTTTCAAAGCATTAACATCCTCTGCGGTTAATGTATCTGTTGGAAGTTTGTAGTTTACAATATCTGATGGTGTTACACCAAGGTATTGAGCAGATGGTGTTGCTAAATACTCTGAAATATGGGCTGTTTTTATTGCGCCATAAGCAAGGCTTGCAAATATTCTGAAACTCCAAGGGTCACAATCAGTAAAAGCAAAAACAGGAAGTTTTTTCTCCTCGCTTAATCTTTTAATAAACCGTCTTGTGGATCTAGCTGGTTGCCCTTTTAAATGTACAAGTATGGCTCTATGTGTTGTATCAAAACCGTTTTCAACAAGACGGTCAAACATACCACCGGTTTCTATTGCTAGAATGAAATCTGCATCAACCTGTTTAAATGTTAGTTTATCTTTTTCCACATTGTATGGTATAC
Coding sequences within:
- a CDS encoding DNA topoisomerase IV subunit A, translating into MSRDYSDVISKIDEIAAKVYSDLEKAEIPTLQLSTRTKSNIRFDDNLNVWKYGKNKTERSANSLDGAYMLLRTMYLIDFIKDMIKQKKSSTLRETYYISEGWNLAKFSSQQESDLLAEDLEVITGCMREDFKLRPEEDGARVIGNLVVEEVTRNNTKKKIHCQDDVGDAGYSIPYNVEKDKLTFKQVDADFILAIETGGMFDRLVENGFDTTHRAILVHLKGQPARSTRRFIKRLSEEKKLPVFAFTDCDPWSFRIFASLAYGAIKTAHISEYLATPSAQYLGVTPSDIVNYKLPTDTLTAEDVNALKSELTDPRFEDQFWKHEIKLQLSLGKKSEQQALAKYGLDYVTDTYLPEKLAELGAPKKPKKKN